The DNA region CGCACGGGGTGTCGCGGGCCGCCGGTCCCAAGCTGCTGCCGGAGACTCGCCCCGCCGCGCAGGCCCTTGCGCGGTCCGGGGTCGAACAGTGCCACAAGCGACTGGAGATGATGACCATGGCATCCCGCACCGCGTCGGAGCCCACGTCCGCGTCAGCAGCGGCGGCCGAGGGGAGTTCCGGGGGGACGGACGCAGCAGGGCCGGAGGCGGCACCGGAGACAGCACCCGGAACGGCGTCCGCGTCCGAGCCCGAAGCGAACCTCGCCGACCCCGGCTTCTGGCAACTCCCCCACGACCGGCGCCACCGGATCTTCGCGGCGCTGCGCGAACAGGAGGCGCCCGCCTATTTCGCGCAGCCGCCGCACGTCGTGCGCAGGCACCGGCAGCCGGGCTTCTACGCCCTCGTCAGACACGCACACGTGCTGGAGGCCAGCCGTAACCCGGCGGTGTTCGGAAGTGCGCCCGGAGTGACCACGCCGCATCCCGCGCCATGGGTCAAGGCCCTCTTCGGCGATTCCATGGTCAACCTCGACGGCCGTGATCACGCCCGGCTGCGGAAGATCATCTCCCGGGCGTTCAGCCCCCGGTTGCTGGCGGGCGCCGAGCAGGACATCGAGAAGGTCGTGGCCGACGTGGTCGCGGACGCGGTACGGCAGCCGTCGCGTGACTTCGTGACCGCCGTGGCCTCCCTCGTGCCGTGCGAGGTCGTGTGCAACATGATGGGCATCCCACGCCGCCACCGGCCGCGCATCCTCGCCCAGCTCAACGACGCATCCGAGAACATCGGCGTACGGCGCGGCGCGGGCGCGAAGTTCCGCGTCCCCGGCAAGGGGCTCCGTGCGCTGGCCCGTATGCACGTCATGATCGCAATGCTCGCCCGCGAGCGGCGCCGCCGCCCCACCGACGACCTGATCTCGGCGCTCGTCACCGCCGACATCGACGGGCAGTGCCTCGGCAACCGTCAACTGGGGGCGTTCTTCACGCTGTTGATGGTCGCGGGCGTGGAGACCACCCGTAACGCGATCTCCCACGGCCTCGCGCTGCTCGCCGAGCACCCCGATCAACGGGAGCTGTGGGAGAGCGACTTCGAAAAGTACGCCGACACCGCCGTCGAGGAGATCGTGCGGTACTCGACGCCGATCATCCAGTTCCGCCGTACGCTCCGCTCGGACCACGTCATGGGCGGCCGTACGCTGCGCGAGGGCGAGACCGTCGCGCTCTACTACGCCTCCGCCAACCGCGACGAGGCCGTCTTCACCGACCCGGACGCCTTCGACATCACCCGCGATCCCAACCCCCACCTCGGCTACGGCGGCGGAGGACCGCACTACTGCCTCGGCGCGCACCTCGCACGCCAGGAACTCAAGGCGCTCTTCCGGCTGCTGCTCACCGACTCCGTCGGCATGCGGGCGGCCGGGCTGCCGGACCTCGTCCCGTCCAGCTTCGACAACCGCATCCGCTCACTGGAGTTCGAAGTCGCGAAGGGGGTTTCCGGCTCGGCCGGCTGAGCGCCCGTACGGGCGGGGAAGTTGCCACAGGCCGCGCCGGTGTCCGAAGGCTCCGGGCGCGGCCCGCGGCAACGGCGCAGAGGATCGGCACGCGGGCCGCACAGAGGGTGCCGACGCAGCGGAGCACGTTCAGCGGTAGGCGGCAGCAGGACGGTCACGAACTGAATTGAACGATGACGACCGGAGTTGTCGCAGCAGAGCACTGCTTTGCGCATGTGCGTTTCATGTGAGCCCGCATCGCCTTCTCCACCTCTCTCGGCGAATTGTTCTGCCACCAGCCGCTGTTCCCGGACGCCGCGTCGCCTTACGATTGACTTTCATGAACATCGCGGTGTTCCTCCTTGCACTGGGCGCCACTTGCCGTATCACCCGCTTCATAACCAAGGACACCCTGGCCGCCGGATTCCGGTCCTGGACGGCCGATCGTTTCGGAGAGGAATCCAAGCCCTCATATCTGGTCAACTGCGGCTGGTGCACGAGCATCTGGGTCGCCGCGGGAGTGGTTACGCTCGCCTATCTCATCGGCGGCACCGTCGCCTTTCAGGCTGTGGCTCTGATTCTGACGCTGTCCTACCTCGCGGGCGTGGCCTCCGAATGGGTCGACTGAATCGCTTGGACCAACCCGCACCCCCCAGGTCCGCTTTCCTCTGCTCGTCAACGCTGCCGCTTGGCAGAGGTGTTGACGGCATCTGCCGCGGGGACACGACACGGTGAGTACGGAATCCCCTGTTTGTGATCCGTCCTGTTGAGCGGCCGGGAAGAACGGCGATCCCCTCGGTCCGGCCGGGGTTCGCGTGCAGGGGGGACGATGGCCCGTCAGGCGGCCGTGAAATCGGCCGGTTAGAAGGAGGATTCGCCATGGGATGCAACTGCGGCAACAAAGCCGGCGCGAACAGGAATACGAACGCGGCGCAGGCCGCCGCGAGAGCCACTGCGAAACACCGCCGCGCGGCCGTCCGCTACCGGCTGACGCTGCCGAACGGCGTCGCCCGCGACTACGTCACCGCGCATGAGGCCAACGCCGCCAACCGGCGCGCCGGCGGCCAGGGGACGATCACCGCCGTCAACCAGTAGCCGCGAAGCCCCGAACACCCACCACCACACGGAACCCTCGTGCGCATGGCGGCGCTCCTGCACCGGCCCGACACCCCGGCCGGATGCGGGACCGCCGACACAGCGGGCACGAGGGTTCCGTTCTGCGTCCGCAGATTCCGCTCTCGCGTACGGCTCTGCTAGGACCTCCGCTCGTCCGTCCG from Streptomyces marispadix includes:
- a CDS encoding cytochrome P450; its protein translation is MASRTASEPTSASAAAAEGSSGGTDAAGPEAAPETAPGTASASEPEANLADPGFWQLPHDRRHRIFAALREQEAPAYFAQPPHVVRRHRQPGFYALVRHAHVLEASRNPAVFGSAPGVTTPHPAPWVKALFGDSMVNLDGRDHARLRKIISRAFSPRLLAGAEQDIEKVVADVVADAVRQPSRDFVTAVASLVPCEVVCNMMGIPRRHRPRILAQLNDASENIGVRRGAGAKFRVPGKGLRALARMHVMIAMLARERRRRPTDDLISALVTADIDGQCLGNRQLGAFFTLLMVAGVETTRNAISHGLALLAEHPDQRELWESDFEKYADTAVEEIVRYSTPIIQFRRTLRSDHVMGGRTLREGETVALYYASANRDEAVFTDPDAFDITRDPNPHLGYGGGGPHYCLGAHLARQELKALFRLLLTDSVGMRAAGLPDLVPSSFDNRIRSLEFEVAKGVSGSAG
- a CDS encoding DUF1360 domain-containing protein; this translates as MNIAVFLLALGATCRITRFITKDTLAAGFRSWTADRFGEESKPSYLVNCGWCTSIWVAAGVVTLAYLIGGTVAFQAVALILTLSYLAGVASEWVD
- a CDS encoding DUF7196 family protein, whose amino-acid sequence is MGCNCGNKAGANRNTNAAQAAARATAKHRRAAVRYRLTLPNGVARDYVTAHEANAANRRAGGQGTITAVNQ